The sequence below is a genomic window from Bosea sp. F3-2.
GCCGTTTCAGCTTCGGCCATGGCGCCCTCCCCACAGTCGATCCGGCCGCAGCGGGATCGGTTGCATTCTATCCCATCGAGTGCTGCATTTCGCGACTCTCTTCCGAGCGACGGGCATGCCCGCACCGGGGGAGGTTGGGTGGGAGCAGTAAGGCTCGGCGCTACCCTGGAGGAAAGGCGAGCCCTGCTTTCCGGCCCCTCACGCGAGCTGGCAGGGCTGGGGTTGCTGTAACCGCAGATTGCCGGAGATACCCAATTTTGGTACTATTTGGTATCGGAGGGTTTCGCGAATGGCCAAGAATACGTCGATCTCGCTCGGAGATCATTTCAGCACCTTCGTCGGCCAACAGGTCAAAAGCGGTCGCTACGGCTCGGCGAGCGATGTCGTGCGTGCGGGGCTGCGGCTGCTTGAGGAGCATGAGGCGCGCGTCCAGACGCTGCGAGACGCTTTGGTAGCCGGAGAAGAATCGGGCGAGCCCGCACCGTTCGACAACGACGCCTTCCTGAGACGAATGCGCGAACGGCATGGTTGAAGGGCACTATCGGCTTTCGCCGCTCGCCCTTGCCGATCTTGAGGTGATCTGGTCCTGGGCGGCCCGGCGCTGGTCAGTCGAACAGGCCGAAAGCTATCACGCCGCTCTCGTTGCTGCCTTCGAGGGGCTGGCACGTGGTGCCAAGAAGGGGCGGCCGGTCGATATTCGCACCGGCTACTGCAAGTACGCGGTCGGCGCGCACCTTGTCTCTTATCGTCAGTCATCCGCCGGGATCGACGTCATCCGCATTCTGCACCAGCGGATGGATGTCGATCGGCATCTCTGAGCGCGTCAGGCTGCAGTCCCCCGGGGTCACACTGGGATATTGTCGATCAGCCGCGTGCCGCCGAGCCTTGCCGCGATCAGCAGCCTGACCGGCCCGTCCGCCAGCCCGGTGATCGGCGCCAGCGTCTCGGCGTGGCGCGCTTCGAGATAGTCGAGCTCGAAGCCGGCGGTGATGATCTCGTTCTGGGCGGCGGCGACAGCCTGGAACAGCGGATCCTCGTTGCGGATGCGCGCGGCGAGGTCCTGCATCACGCGGTGGAGGATCGGCGCCAGCGCGCGGTGCTCGGGAGAGAGGTAGCGGTTGCGCGAGGACATGGCGAGGCCGTCCACCTCTCGGATCGTTGCCAGCGGCACGACGTGGATGCCGAGGTCGAGATCACCAGCCATGCGGGTGACGACCTTGAGCTGCTGATAGTCCTTTTCACCGAAGACAGCGCAATCGGCGCGGGACTGGGTGAAAAGCTTGCAGCAAACCGTCGCCACGCCCTCGAAATGCGTCGGGCGGAAGCGGTCTTCCAGCCCGACAGCGGCCGGACCAAGCAACAGCACCCGGGTGGCGAAGCCCGCCGGATACATCTCCTCGACCGAGGGGAAGAAGACGGCATCCGCGCCGGCAGCGACGAGCTTGGCGCAGTCGTCGTCGAAGGTGCGCGGATACTTCTTGAAATCCTCGTGCGGCGCGAACTGGGTCGGGTTGACGAAGATCGAGACGATGACGCGCCTCGCATGACGCTGGCCTTCCGTGACCAGGGCGATATGGCCTTCATGCAAAGCGCCCATGGTCGGCACCAATGCGACCTTCTCGCCGGCTGCGTGCCAGCCGGCCACGGCCTTGCGCATCGCGGCGACCGTTTCGAAAACCGTGATCCCAGCCAATCTCGCATCCTCCGTTTGCCGGACGGGTAGCAAATGTGACTGCGATGGCCAATATCAGAACCAACGGGAACGATTCCGTTGGATCGATGGGTTGATGAGCGACAAGAACGATCGCGCTGTCGGCAAGGCCGCCGCGACCACGCCGACAGGGCATTCGCAGCCAGGGGAAATCGACCGCTTCCTTGGAGCGGCGAAGCGGCTGGCGCCGCTGGCGGCAGGCCAGGCCGGACGGCTGGTTTTCGCGCTCGACGCCACGATGAGTCGCCAGCCGACCTGGGATCTGGCCTGTTCGCTGCAGGCGCGGATGTTCGAGGTCACCGGGCAGAGCGGGGGGCTCGCGGTCCAGCTCGTCTATTTCCGCGGCATCGGCGAATGCCGCGCCTCGGGCTGGATCGGCGAACCCGAGCGGCTGACCGGGCTGATGAGCCGGATTGCCTGCGAGGGTGGGCAGACGCAGATCGCCCGCGTGCTGCGCCATGTGCGCGACGAGGCTGCGAGCGTACCGCTGCGCGCTTTCGTCTTTGTCGGCGACGCCATGGAGGAGGATGTCGATACGCTGGCGGCCTTGGCGGGGGAGCTCGGCCTGCGCGGCATCCGCGGCTTCGTCTTCCAGGAGGGATTTGACCCTGCCGCGAGCGCGGCCTTCGCGACGATCGCGCGGCTGACGGGCGGGGCGCATGCGCGCTTCGACGTGACGGCTCCTGCCTCGCTGCTGGAGCTGCTGCGGGGGGCGGCGGCTTATGCCGCCGGCGGGCGCGAGGCGATGCTGCGGCTCGCCGGATCGAGCCCGGCGGTGAAGGGCCTGCTCGCGGCCATGGACGGAGGGCGCAAGTGAGCCTGCTCTACGGCGTTGCCGTCCTGATCCTGATCTGGTGGCTGGCGAAGCTCTTCGCCGGGACCAATCCGAAGGTGCTGGCGCGGCTGATGAAGACGGTCGGCGGCGTCGCCTCGCTCGGCGTCGCCGGACTCCTGATGGTGCGCGGCCGCCTGGACATGGCGATCTTCCTCGGTGGCATCGGCGCCTGGCTCCTCGGCTGGAGCGCGACCGGGCCGGGCGGTATCCGCTTTCCCTGGGCCGATCGCTCCGGGCCGGCGCCGGGCGCGACCTCGAAGGTCGGTTCGACGCTGCTGGAGATGGAGCTCGACCATGACAGCGGCGCGATGAGCGGCAGCGTCAAGGCGGGCGCCTTTGCCGGCCGGCCGCTCGACAGCCTGACGATGAGCGAGCTCAGCGCGCTGATGCGCGAATGCCTGGCGCGCGATCCCGATGGGGCGCGTCTGCTAGAGGCATATCTCGACCGCCGGTCGCCCGGCTGGCGTGAAGACGCTCAGCGTGATGGCGACACGCGGCAAGGCGGCACGCCGGGCACGGGCGCGATGACGCAGCAGGAGGCCTACGAGATCCTGGGGCTTCAACCGGGGGCGAGCGAGGAGGCGGTCCGCGAAGCCCACCGGGCTTTGATGAAGCGCATCCACCCGGACGCCGGGGGCACCAGCGGCCTTGCCGCTCGCGTCAACCAGGCCAAGGACGTCCTTGTGAAGCAGCGATAGCGCGGGGTTCGGGGAGTGCGTCTGCGACATGGCGTGAACTCCTTTCCCTGAACCGATCAGCTACGGGTGGCGAAGCAGGAGAAGCCGCCGCGCTTCAGCTGCGCGCAGGCATTCTGCGCGTCCTTCGGATCGTCGAAGCCGGCGAAGCGGGCGCGGAAGAGGGTGGAACCGCCCTTCTCGACCTTTTCGGTGAAGGCCGAGGCGCTGGCGAGCGAGCCGGAGGCCTTGGCACGGGCGCGGGCCAGGATTTCCTTGGCCTTGCCCTCGTCATCGGTGGCACCGAGCTGGATCACCCACTTGCCGGAGGCCACGACCGCGGCCTGATGGGACATGGCGGGAACGGGCTCAGGAGCCTGCGCCTTCGCCGGGGCGGCTTCCGCCTTGCGGGCGACGCTGGCGGCAGGCGCCTCGGCCTTGGCCTCGGCGACCTTCACCGGCTCGGCGACGGGTTCCGGCGCCTTGGCGATCGAGGAGGTGACGTCGACATTCGCCGGCGGGCGCAGAACCTTGGCGTCGGCCGGCTGGGCGCCGATCGACCAGCGCATGGCGGACGGCGTCGTGGTGGCCGTCACCGGGCGCATGCCGGAGACCTGGATCTGTTGGCCGGCGACGGCGACCGGGCGCGGAGGGGCGATCGGGGTCGTCGTCGGCATCGGGGCATAGGCGCGGGCGGCGGCCGGAAGCGGCTGCTGCTCTTCGACCTGCTGGGGCTGCTGGCGCGGGCGCGGAACCGGGATCGGTGCCGGCTCGGCGGCGGCCTGCTGGGCGGCGCGCGGGCGTTCCTCGAAGCGCGGACGCTCCTCGGGCTCGGGCGCTTCGGCGACCATCACGGAGGAACGGCCGCTGGTCGCGGCGCGCGGCAGATTGGCCAGCACGAGATCGGTCATGATCTTGTCGCGCGAGGCGCCGGAGCGGCCGCCGAGCACGACCGAGACGACGTGCCGGCCTTCCGACTTGGCCGAGGTCATCAGGTTGAAGCCGGAGGCGCGGGTGTAGCCGGTCTTGATGCCGTCGACGCCCTCGACCTTGCCGAGCAGGCGGTTATGGCCACGGATGGTGCGGCTGCCGTACTGGAAGGCCCGCGTCGAGAAGAGCGGGTAGTATTTCGGGAAGCGCTCCTGGATGGCGCGGGCGAGGATGGTGAGGTCGCGCGCGGTCGTCAGGTTCGGTGGGGAATGCGGCAGGCCATGCGGGTTGTAGAACCGCGTCGAGCTCATGCCGAGCGAGCGCGCCCTACGCGTCATCTGCTCGGCGAAAGCCTCTTCGGAGCCGGCGATGTTCTCGGCGACGACGACGGAGGAGTCGTTGGCCGAGAGCGTGATCATGCTCTTGATCGCGTCCTCGACCGCGATGGTCGAGCCGGCGCGCAGGCCGAGCTTGGTCGGCGGCTGCGAGGCCGCGTAGGACGAGACCTTGAGCTCGGAATCCATCGAGAAGCGGCCGCGCTCCATCTGCTCGAACAGCATGTAGAGCGTCATGACCTTGGTGAGGGACGCCGGGATGCGCGCGGCATCCTCGTTGACCGCGTGCAGCGTGCGGCCAGTCCTGGCATCGACGACCACCGCGGCATAGGGCGGCGTGTAGCCGCCGCCTGCCGCATGATGCCGGCGCTTGCGCGCCTCGGCGGGGGAGGAGGCCATCGTGGCCGCGACTGCGGCGATGCCGATCAGCCCGACAACGGCCCGCAGACGCGGCCGCTGAAACACAACGCAACCCAGAACCATGAACTCGCCTCGAACTCACTGTCGCTCCGTCCTGCGCTCATTTTTCGTGGCACGCAGGACACAGTGGAGGCAGGTTAGGAGGATGCGGTTACGGAGCCGTTAAAACTTGAACGGTTGCGATCGGAACGATCTGCGTTTGGTGCAATGCAGCGTCCTATTGACTTTCATGTTGCAATGCACAATATACAGGCAGTCCCCGGTGGTGATCACTTCATACGACCTTGGGGCGACACAACGGGCCGCTCTGGCCCATTCACTCTGAGGCGGCACCCAGGGTGCCAGGGAGACGACCCATGATCCAGCAGTTCGAGACCATCCAGAAGGCTTCCAAAGAGAACGTCGACGCCGCTCTGAAGGCTTTCGGCGTTACCTCCAAGGGCGTGCAGACGATTGCCGTCGAGGCGACCGACTACGCCAAGAAGTCGTTCGAGGCTGGCACCGCCACGCTCGAGAAGCTCGCTGGCGTGAAGACCTTCGACAAGGCTCTCGAGATCCAGGCCGACTACATCAAGACCTCCTTCGAGGGCGCTGTCGCCCAGCTCACCAAGATGGGCGAGCTCTACACCGCTCTCGCCAAGGACGCCTACAAGCCGTTCGAGGGCATCGTTTCCAAGGTCGTTCCGGCTGCGCCGAAGGCCTGATGCCGGCGGGCCGCCGAAAGGTGGCCTGATCCCAAGTGAGTTTGAGTTGCGTATGAAGCCCGGTCTCGCGACCGGGCTTTTGCGTTTGGGGCGAGCGACGAGCCCC
It includes:
- a CDS encoding type II toxin-antitoxin system ParD family antitoxin — encoded protein: MAKNTSISLGDHFSTFVGQQVKSGRYGSASDVVRAGLRLLEEHEARVQTLRDALVAGEESGEPAPFDNDAFLRRMRERHG
- a CDS encoding type II toxin-antitoxin system RelE/ParE family toxin, whose product is MVEGHYRLSPLALADLEVIWSWAARRWSVEQAESYHAALVAAFEGLARGAKKGRPVDIRTGYCKYAVGAHLVSYRQSSAGIDVIRILHQRMDVDRHL
- the panC gene encoding pantoate--beta-alanine ligase gives rise to the protein MAGITVFETVAAMRKAVAGWHAAGEKVALVPTMGALHEGHIALVTEGQRHARRVIVSIFVNPTQFAPHEDFKKYPRTFDDDCAKLVAAGADAVFFPSVEEMYPAGFATRVLLLGPAAVGLEDRFRPTHFEGVATVCCKLFTQSRADCAVFGEKDYQQLKVVTRMAGDLDLGIHVVPLATIREVDGLAMSSRNRYLSPEHRALAPILHRVMQDLAARIRNEDPLFQAVAAAQNEIITAGFELDYLEARHAETLAPITGLADGPVRLLIAARLGGTRLIDNIPV
- a CDS encoding VWA domain-containing protein, producing MSDKNDRAVGKAAATTPTGHSQPGEIDRFLGAAKRLAPLAAGQAGRLVFALDATMSRQPTWDLACSLQARMFEVTGQSGGLAVQLVYFRGIGECRASGWIGEPERLTGLMSRIACEGGQTQIARVLRHVRDEAASVPLRAFVFVGDAMEEDVDTLAALAGELGLRGIRGFVFQEGFDPAASAAFATIARLTGGAHARFDVTAPASLLELLRGAAAYAAGGREAMLRLAGSSPAVKGLLAAMDGGRK
- a CDS encoding DnaJ domain-containing protein, with protein sequence MSLLYGVAVLILIWWLAKLFAGTNPKVLARLMKTVGGVASLGVAGLLMVRGRLDMAIFLGGIGAWLLGWSATGPGGIRFPWADRSGPAPGATSKVGSTLLEMELDHDSGAMSGSVKAGAFAGRPLDSLTMSELSALMRECLARDPDGARLLEAYLDRRSPGWREDAQRDGDTRQGGTPGTGAMTQQEAYEILGLQPGASEEAVREAHRALMKRIHPDAGGTSGLAARVNQAKDVLVKQR
- a CDS encoding phasin family protein; amino-acid sequence: MIQQFETIQKASKENVDAALKAFGVTSKGVQTIAVEATDYAKKSFEAGTATLEKLAGVKTFDKALEIQADYIKTSFEGAVAQLTKMGELYTALAKDAYKPFEGIVSKVVPAAPKA